The Montipora capricornis isolate CH-2021 chromosome 6, ASM3666992v2, whole genome shotgun sequence genome has a window encoding:
- the LOC138051912 gene encoding zinc finger protein 431-like: MHITPSTIKSCTSKSSSGKDGYILVTRLPKLTAMTSTADHSSDSEGQVMAEAKPKEKSFQCTHCDKSFRQGGQLRRHIRTHTGEKPFCCRTCHKCFVDTGDLKRHEQTHSKEKPFQCDICDKFFAQKRHLRMHKKFHTGVKPFDCKVCGKAFTLPGDLRSHERIHTGEKPYTCTECGKSCTTVGALISHQRMHSGERPYTCKECGKGFSERGTLKKHERIHSGEKPYTCKDCGKSYSQASTLKRHKRIHSGERPYKCKHCDRCFNVAGALKSHERLHTGVRPYACKECDECFIDATNLRRHEKIHSGERPHCHMCNKFFFNAGTLRRHQKTHTGERPYTCEKCGKSFARKQTLKKHELKQICELPPREEDVELYTYGLDEVSHNVEVETVLIA, encoded by the exons ATGCACATTACACCATCTACCATCAAAAGTTGCACTTCCAAAAGTTCTAGTGGTAAAGATGGCTATATTCTGGTGACAAGGCTTCCAAAACTTACCG CAATGACATCAACTGCAGATCACAGCAGTGATAGTGAGGGTCAGGTCATGGCTGAAGCTAAACCCAAAGAGAAGTCATTTCAGTGCACTCACTGTGACAAGTCTTTTAGACAGGGGGGACAGCTAAGGAGACACATCAGAACACACACCGGAGAGAAGCCATTCTGTTGCAGAACCTGTCACAAATGTTTTGTTGACACTGGAGATTTAAAGCGACATGAACAAACTCACAGCAAagagaagccatttcagtgtgATATTTGTGACAAATTTTTTGCCCAAAAGAGGCACCTCAGAATGCACAAAAAATTTCACACTGGCGTGAAACCTTTTGATTGTAAAGTGTGTGGGAAGGCGTTTACTCTCCCAGGAGACTTGAGAAGCCATGAAAGGATACacactggagagaaaccttacaCATGCACAGAGTGTGGTAAATCATGTACTACAGTGGGTGCTTTGATAAGTCATCAAAGAATGCACAGTGGAGAGAGGCCGTATACTTGCAAAGAATGTGGTAAAGGTTTTTCTGAAAGGGGAACTTTGAAAAAACATGAACGAATACACAGTGGGGAGAAGCCTTACACATGCAAAGATTGTGGCAAATCTTATAGTCAAGCGAGCACTTTAAAGAGACACAAAAGAATACACAGTGGAGAAAGGCCATACAAGTGCAAGCATTGTGACAGATGTTTTAATGTTGCAGGAGCATTGAAGAGTCATGAAAGATTGCACACTGGAGTCAGACCTTACGCTTGCAAAGAGTGTGATGAATGTTTCATTGATGCCACAAATTTAAGGAGGCATGAGAAAATACACAGTGGGGAGAGGCCTCATTGTCATATGTGTAACAAATTCTTTTTCAATGCTGGAACTTTGAGAAGGCATCAAAAAACGCATACTGGAGAGAGGCCTTATACATGTGAGAAATGCGGTAAGAGTTTTGCCCGCAAACAAACCCTGAAGAAGCatgaattaaaacaaatttgtgAGTTGCCGCCAAGAGAGGAGGATGTGGAATTGTATACATATGGTCTTGATGAAGTATCCCACAATGTTGAAGTTGAAACAGTCTTGATCGCGTGA
- the LOC138051915 gene encoding zinc finger protein 180-like — translation MSESGDSVAHSGGCNEKKSFNCNQCKKSFSQAGHLRRHERSHTGKKPFICDQCGKSFSRSGVLWKHQKTHTEDRPFACDQCDKRFRDSGNLKRHKMTHTGVKPHGCNQCGKHFIQSGDLKRHMQTHMSEKHFKCNQCDKYFSRYGSLQRHIRIHTGEKPYSCNLCGKCFGRLEVLHGHKRTHTGERPFACEHCGKSFRLVENLQRHKCLSLTFENQNASISISELLTKVKIEIP, via the coding sequence ATGTCTGAAAGTGGTGATTCTGTAGCACACAGTGGAGGGTGTAATGAAAAGAAGTCTTTTAATTGCAACCAATGCAAGAAGAGTTTTAGTCAAGCAGGTCACCTCCGCAGACATGAAAGATCTCATACAGGAAAGAAGCCCTTTATTTGTGACCAGTGCGGGAAGAGTTTTAGTCGATCAGGTGTTCTTTGGAAGCATCAAAAGACACACACAGAAGATAGGCCTTTTGCTTGTGATCAATGTGATAAAAGATTTCGCGATTCTGGAAATCTTAAAAGACACAAAATGACCCACACAGGAGTGAAACCGCATGGATGCAACCAGTGTGGAAAGCATTTTATTCAGTCTGGGGATCTTAAGAGACATATGCAAACACACATGTCTGAAAAGCATTTTAAATGCAACCAATGTGACAAATATTTCAGTCGATATGGATCTCTCCAAAGGCATATCAGAATACACACAGGTGAAAAGCCTTATTCATGTAACctttgtggaaagtgttttggCCGGTTAGAGGTTCTCCATGGACATAAAAGAACTCACACAGGGGAGAGGCCTTTTGCATGCGAGCATTGTGGCAAGAGTTTTCGTTTGGTGGAGAATTTGCAAAGACACAAATGTTTGTCATTGACCTTTGAGAATCAGAATGCCTCAATTAGTATCTCTGAGCTTTTGACGAAAGTCAAGATTGAAATTCCTTAG